The sequence GCGCGCGCAGCCGCAATGGCAATCCTGTCCCTGCGGCACGCTGCGCTGCGGGAAGTGTGGGCAATCTGGTCTGTGGTAATGAGGAACAAGAAAATGCAATTTCCGCCGGCCGCCTCTCTGCTCCTGCTGGTGATGGCGGCGTTTCTGTTGGCATGCAGTGAGCAACCCACCGAACCGGTCTTCGCAGAGAAGCTGGTGGTCAACGGGTTTCTGCGCCTGGGAGGCGGGGTGGACAGCATTGTCGTAAGCCGGACGGTTGCCATCGAAGAAAGATTCGATGTCGCGCACTCCCGCGTGCGCGGTGCCCTGGTGCGGTTGCGAAGGCAAAATGACCGCTGGTTCACGCTGCGGGAGCGGCACACCGCGGCGGGTGACAGCGTTTCCCTCCCCGGCGTGTATTTCCTGCCGCCCGAATCTTTGCAGGTGGAAAGCGGCCAGACTTATGAATTGCAGGTGACGGCACTGGGCCAAACCGTGACGGCGCAGACAACGGTGCCGCCGCAAATCAGTCTGCTCGAAGCGAACCGCGGCCTGCGCTATGGTGACCGGCCGTTGCTCGCCAGCGGCGACACCGTCGAGTATGTTTCCGGCAAGAGCTTCGCGGATGCGCCGCTCTTCAGCCTGTTCTGGCCGCCGTTGCCGGGGGTGAGCCTTTACCGCGTGATTGCGGATGCCGACAATAATGACTTCCGCAACCTGATTCGCGACACCACCACCGCGGCCAACATTTTCAAAGGGGATTTGCAGCAGCGCAAGGAACCGTTCGGCTTCAATATCGCGTTCACACCGGATTACAATCCCATGCGCGCCCGCATTTCCTGGCTGTATTTCAACTACTACGGCTGGCACACCATTCGGCTGCTGGCGATGGATGAAGCCTACGCGCGTTACATGCAGGGGCAGCTCGATGACGGTGCGCAGCGTGAGATGCCGAAGAGCAACATCGTGGGTGGTTACGGGATTTTGGCTT comes from candidate division KSB1 bacterium and encodes:
- a CDS encoding DUF4249 domain-containing protein — protein: MQFPPAASLLLLVMAAFLLACSEQPTEPVFAEKLVVNGFLRLGGGVDSIVVSRTVAIEERFDVAHSRVRGALVRLRRQNDRWFTLRERHTAAGDSVSLPGVYFLPPESLQVESGQTYELQVTALGQTVTAQTTVPPQISLLEANRGLRYGDRPLLASGDTVEYVSGKSFADAPLFSLFWPPLPGVSLYRVIADADNNDFRNLIRDTTTAANIFKGDLQQRKEPFGFNIAFTPDYNPMRARISWLYFNYYGWHTIRLLAMDEAYARYMQGQLDDGAQREMPKSNIVGGYGILASYSEVKLRVYLKKGPRSEPGALSP